The following are encoded in a window of Labrus bergylta chromosome 16, fLabBer1.1, whole genome shotgun sequence genomic DNA:
- the LOC110003401 gene encoding septin-9 isoform X6, producing the protein MSEVVLPDTMVSPAVGALYGEKAGGPVVDFSYVGIDAILEQMRRKAMKQGFELNIMVVGQSGLGKSTLMNTLFKSKVSRKSVLATAQEKIPKTIEIKSISHDIEEKGVRMKLTVIDTPGFGDQINNENCWQPIMKFINDQYEAYLQEEINIDRKKRIPDSRVHCCIYFIPPTGHCLRPLDVEFMRRLSKVVNIVPVIAKADTLTLEERDFFKKKIREELRANGIDVYPQKEFDEDAEDRMINEKIREMIPFAVVGSDQEYQVNGRRLLGRKTKWGTIEVENIAHCEFAYLRDLLIRTHMQNIKDITSSIHYEMYRVRRLNENNTAVSHANGLPEHHLSAHEM; encoded by the exons ATGTCTGAGGTGGTGTTGCCTGACACGATGGTGTCTCCTGCGGTGGGTGCTCTGTACGGGGAGAAGGCCGGGGGTCCCGTGGTGGACTTCAGTTACGTTGGCATTGACGCCATTCTGGAGCAGATGAGGAGGAAGGCCATGAAGCAGGGATTTGAGCTCAACATCATGGTTGTGG GACAGAGCGGCCTGGGAAAGTCTACTCTGATGAACACCCTGTTCAAGTCTAAAGTCAGCCGTAAGTCAGTGCTGGCCACGGCCCAGGAGAAGATCCCCAAAACAATCGAAATAAAGTCCATCAGTCACG ACATCGAGGAGAAGGGAGTGAGAATGAAGCTGACGGTCATCGACACACCAGGATTTGGAGACCAGATCAACAACGAGAACTG CTGGCAGCCCATCATGAAATTCATCAACGACCAGTACGAGGCGTACCTGCAGGAGGAGATCAACATcgacagaaagaaaaggatcCCTGACTCCAGAGTCCACTGCTGCATATACTTCATCCCCCCCACCGGACACTG TCTGCGGCCTCTTGATGTAGAGTTCATGAGACGTCTCAGTAAGGTGGTCAACATCGTACCAGTCATTGCCAAAGCAGATACTCTCACCTTGGAGGAGAGGGACTTCTTCAAAAAGAAG ATCAGGGAAGAGCTGCGAGCCAACGGGATCGACGTTTACCCTCAGAAAGAGTTTGACGAGGACGCAGAGGACAGAATGATCAACGAGAAGATCAGG GAGATGATTCCTTTTGCTGTGGTGGGCAGCGACCAGGAGTACCAGGTGAACGGCAGGAGGCTGCTGGGGAGGAAAACCAAGTGGGGGACAATTGAAG ttgAGAACATCGCTCACTGTGAGTTTGCTTATTTACGGGATCTCCTCATCAG GACCCATATGCAGAACATTAAGGACATCACCAGCAGCATCCACTATGAAATGTATCGCGTGAGGCGCCTCAATGAGAACAACACGGCGGTGTCTCATGCCAACGGTCTCCCAGAACACCATCTCTCCGCCCACGAGATGTAA